A stretch of Methanomassiliicoccales archaeon DNA encodes these proteins:
- a CDS encoding UDP-glucose/GDP-mannose dehydrogenase family protein has protein sequence MNITVVGLGYVGAVAVGVLANAGHNVVGIDVDKNRVASFQQGVCPFYEPGLSELILKGLQAGRIRFNHVNDMIENLGEIILIAVGTPAQPYGGIDLSQVYSAIRWIKAQNPGEAVIVMKSTVPPGTGLRLLAEELSGTNLRYISNPEFLRQGQAVQDWMHPHRIVIGGRDEAAVSLVKKMYAGIQAPFLITDITTAEMIKYAANAFLATKISFINEIANICEKVGANIDDVSRGIGLDPRIGLSYLNAGLGYGGSCLPKDTRALEFLALVKGLNVELIRAVINVNNRQRLLPIQALQETFRSLKKVKVALLGLAFKPNTDDVREAPALDIARLLVELGADVRAYDPKAMESARRLIPEGIELCSSALEALKGAQALILATEWQELLDLPWKKVRDLMIEPRFVFDGRNALDGHALMKLGFNYRGVGRSGPCWSS, from the coding sequence ATGAATATCACTGTGGTCGGATTGGGGTACGTAGGGGCGGTAGCCGTTGGCGTGTTGGCCAATGCTGGACATAATGTAGTTGGTATTGATGTCGATAAGAACAGGGTAGCTTCTTTTCAGCAAGGGGTCTGCCCGTTTTACGAACCCGGATTATCAGAACTCATATTGAAAGGTCTTCAGGCAGGAAGGATCCGATTTAATCACGTAAATGATATGATTGAAAACCTAGGAGAAATTATTCTTATTGCCGTTGGTACCCCAGCTCAACCTTATGGCGGGATTGACTTATCTCAAGTGTACTCAGCTATCCGATGGATTAAGGCACAAAACCCTGGTGAAGCGGTTATCGTCATGAAAAGTACAGTTCCTCCAGGTACTGGTCTTCGCTTGCTGGCGGAAGAACTAAGCGGAACAAATCTCAGGTATATTTCCAATCCAGAATTCCTGCGACAGGGTCAGGCAGTTCAGGATTGGATGCACCCCCATAGGATCGTGATAGGTGGCCGGGATGAGGCGGCTGTTAGCCTGGTAAAAAAGATGTATGCAGGAATTCAGGCCCCGTTTCTTATCACTGATATCACCACTGCGGAAATGATTAAATACGCGGCCAACGCCTTTTTAGCTACAAAAATATCATTTATAAATGAAATTGCTAATATTTGTGAAAAAGTGGGAGCAAACATTGACGATGTATCTCGTGGTATTGGGCTTGATCCACGTATTGGTTTAAGCTACCTAAACGCAGGTCTTGGTTATGGTGGGTCGTGTTTACCTAAGGATACGCGCGCCCTGGAGTTTCTCGCCTTGGTAAAGGGGCTCAATGTCGAACTCATACGTGCTGTAATCAACGTGAATAACCGCCAGCGACTCCTTCCAATACAGGCATTGCAGGAAACCTTTCGAAGCCTTAAGAAAGTAAAGGTAGCCTTGCTGGGGCTAGCTTTCAAACCGAATACCGACGATGTAAGGGAAGCTCCTGCACTTGATATCGCGCGGCTTTTGGTAGAGCTTGGTGCAGACGTCCGGGCCTATGATCCTAAAGCAATGGAATCCGCACGTCGCTTGATTCCAGAGGGGATAGAGTTGTGTAGCTCGGCGCTTGAGGCACTGAAGGGTGCCCAGGCGCTAATTTTAGCAACGGAGTGGCAGGAATTACTTGATCTCCCTTGGAAGAAGGTGAGAGATCTTATGATTGAACCACGTTTCGTATTTGACGGCCGAAATGCTCTAGATGGGCACGCACTCATGAAACTTGGCTTTAATTACCGGGGCGTGGGAAGGAGCGGGCCATGTTGGAGCTCTTAA